Genomic window (Streptomyces sp. NBC_01431):
GCTCCCGGCGGAAGACGACCCCGGGGCGCTGGGCCAGCAGCGCGAGCAGATCGAACTCCTTGCGGGTGAGCTGCACGCTCTCGCCGTCGACACTGACCCGGCGCGTGGGCAGCTCGATCTGTACGCGTCCAAGCCGCAGCTCGCTGTCGCCGGAGTCCTGCTGCGCGCCCGGCGGCGGGCGCCGGATGACGGCGTGGATGCGGGCGATGAGTTCGCCGGTGTCGTACGGCTTGACCACGTAGTCGTCGGCGCCCAGGTTCAGCCCGTGGATGCGCGAGCGCACGTCGGCACGCGCCGTCACCATGATCACCGGGATGGCGGTCCGCTTGCGGATCTTGCCGCAGACCTCGTACCCGTCCTGATCCGGCAGCCCGAGGTCGAGCAGGACCACCCCGAAGGGTGGTTTGGCGCAGCGGTCATCCGGAAGCAGCGCCTGGAGCGCCTCTTCTCCGTTGCGCGCGTGCTTCACCTCGAAGCCGTGCTTGGCGAGCACGGCCGACAGGGCGGCGGCGACGTGGTCGTCGTCCTCGACGAGCAGCAGTCTCATGAGCCCCCTCCCTGTGAATTCATCGGCCGCATCACGGCATGTCCCCCCGAATCCATGCCCATGGTCCCCACTTCGGTCAAGGGGGCGCTCGTCCTTGCG
Coding sequences:
- a CDS encoding response regulator transcription factor, yielding MRLLLVEDDDHVAAALSAVLAKHGFEVKHARNGEEALQALLPDDRCAKPPFGVVLLDLGLPDQDGYEVCGKIRKRTAIPVIMVTARADVRSRIHGLNLGADDYVVKPYDTGELIARIHAVIRRPPPGAQQDSGDSELRLGRVQIELPTRRVSVDGESVQLTRKEFDLLALLAQRPGVVFRREQIISEVWRTSWEGTGRTLEVHVASLRSKLRMPALIETVRGVGYRLVAPAAL